The DNA sequence CAACACCTTTTCATTCAATACTAAGATATGCTGCGCTGTTGATTCTTCTATTTACTATTGGTTTTTTGGTCAAAAGACAACTAATTGACCAAAACCAAACCTCAACAAAAGTAGTCGAAAGCCAAAAAGAAATTGATGTTGGCAATAATATCGTAATCAAATTGGCCGATGGAACCACAAAAGTTTTGAGTTCTGAGGGCGATGAAGAGGTAACCGATGCCAAAGGAAACATTGTTGCCAGTAAAGGTGGAAATTCCATCGTATTTGACCAAGATGTATCGGGGCAAGATAACTCGGTCGTATACCATGAAGTCTTTATTCCATTCGGACAAACTTTTCAATTAAGGCTTTCAGACGGAACCAAGGTGTGGTTGAATGCAGGTTCGAAACTGCGCTTTCCACAAAGTTTCGTCAATTCAGATAGAAAAAGGATCGTTTATTTAGAGGGGGAGGCCTTTTTTGATGTTGTTACAAATAAGGATAAGCCTTTTGTGGTCAACACACAGGAGATAGATGTTGAGGTATTGGGCACCCAATTCAATATTTCATCTTACGAGACCGACGATTTCATAGCAACCACTTTGGTAGAAGGTGTTGTCAA is a window from the Muricauda sp. SCSIO 65647 genome containing:
- a CDS encoding FecR family protein; translation: MSKFHLLIDKFIDHSISKEEREALEQWIQESESNMAFFKSRLKESNRKISAGFDTESAYQRFLETLTSKKKTSTPFHSILRYAALLILLFTIGFLVKRQLIDQNQTSTKVVESQKEIDVGNNIVIKLADGTTKVLSSEGDEEVTDAKGNIVASKGGNSIVFDQDVSGQDNSVVYHEVFIPFGQTFQLRLSDGTKVWLNAGSKLRFPQSFVNSDRKRIVYLEGEAFFDVVTNKDKPFVVNTQEIDVEVLGTQFNISSYETDDFIATTLVEGVVKVYETRTPENGIQLSPNFQANYDKFGNHFSKAEVDTDVHTAWMQGRLIIDNLRFSEILIRLERRYFVKFVNRAESLNDEIYKGEFVDEDIESVLKTIALSTPFNYEINQNIITITQ